TTTTTATTAGCGAGCAGATGGCTGCTTTAAAATCCATCACAGCCAAGTCTTGAAGATCTTGATCAAAggtctaaaaaataaaaatttattactttgttgtttttctaatttttcgtCAACTCACCCCATTGAAGTCGATTGTGGGGTATGACGTTATTTCAGGCACGTGTTCCCTCGTTCTTGCCGCATTAGCTGCCAGGTGGATTGAACCTTCGATTTCATTCACACAGTGTTGAATGGGAAGAAAGTCGAGGCGGAATTTTTCGGCACActgtaaaatacaattttttaaacgaactcaagaaaataaatcagatttaCGTCCGCAATATCATCAAAGAACTTATCGTCCCTCCAAAGAGTGCAATTGACAAAATTGGCAACTTCCTCTGGGTATCTGGCCTTGTAGATCCAATTTGCGCATGTGTGCCACTTGTTGGCGACGCACTCGTCTGGTCCATTTTCGCAGTCAAATTCGAAGTTTCCTTCGTCTTTGTGCTGTTTCAATAATTAGatggttgaaaattaaaatgaaaacttcttGCCGTTGAGTTTCCAAACGGGATCAGGTCAAGATCAATCCAGGACTTGAACCTTTCATAGTACGGTCCGAATTTCGCAGTGAAAAATGCTCTGCAGTTGTCACAATACACGGAATAATAAACAGAAATTTTCACAGGCTTGAACGTctcctgaaatttaaattaggaaagaCTTCTAAAGATTCGGTTATTTTTCTAGGGCGTACCTGCGCTGAACAGAAGACTCCAAAGGTGCACAGAAGAAGTAAAATTTGCAAGGACTTCATTTTGTCAACCTTCAGAACTGAGCGCGAGCAATTTTACTCCTTTTGACTTGGTATCTTTTTTTCAGATTAGGTACATCTAATCCACACGTTGCCTTTTTGATTATGCTTTTAATTGTTCGGCAGCGTCACTATTGAATTTATCGATTCCTGATATCATCAAGGCTCACTCTCAACCTTATCAGAAAAATCATTCCCTATCGCCGTGCATAACTCGTGCTAAAGCCATTCTGCCTCTCATCAGTAGagcaaaattacatttataGCGTATGATGTTATGCAACTTGTAGGCGCACGGCGtagagcaggttgcataattttgtttaaatgatGTTCAGATTCTAATTTTTGCCACAAAGAAATTTACGGACAtttaataacaacaaaaaattataaaacttatGATTTATTGAACTGAATAACCAAACACAATGATTAAGCCTTGGCAGTATtgcaaaaatgacaaaaattaaaactttccatttttgccaacaaatctcgggttttagcCATCAGAATCAAAAAGAGTAcacaccgttcaactcgtcttaGCCTCCCCTAGGCTAtataggggaggttgagatgaGTTGAAttttgtgcagtttttgtaattctgacgGTTAGAGCCTGAAATTCGGTGCTgacaatattggcaaaaaaataaggCCGCCTTCTATAcaaagttgtaatttttccatttgtgTATACATATAGTTGTACGCCattggcgtttaataaataaaaaaatcaataaatcaatcaatattgGCAAAATAGAACTACTCGTCGAGATGTTTGGCAACGAACTGCATTTGCTTGGAAAAAGGGGGAAATGTTGCTAGGATTTGGTTGCCAAAATACTAGATTGACAtagtatataattttaaacatgtaaaatatgaaaaatagccttcgttgtttttttttcaaatactgCCTGAACAATATGAGATTCCATTTATCTCAACAATCTATTCCCAAacaaatcttgaaaaataaaaaaatttgttccaaaTGCTGCATTTCCTAGTAAATCTTTTGCCAACTTAAATGTAAGTTAGATTTTAGTGAATATTTCAggttatatataatatatcttcaaatatttatttgaaaatgatacaatgttgacaaataattaattaattaattacataaacaaggttaattattattctgaaaaatcaattttaatccaattaaATCATATCTGGACCAATAATTATCGCATCAGTTAAGCGCAGCCAGCTGGTTTGGGGTCGGGGAGGTGACGGCAAACAACTCCGCGGAAGTTGTACAAAGACTCATTTTGGTCATCCTGGTCAAATACCTGGAAGCGAGCACCGAAATCAGATTATGGAAATTTGCATCAATTTGAGTGTTGCTTTTACATCGTCGTAGATGATGGTCGGCACAAAGGAGAGGATGGAGCCGAGGGCATGGGTCCTTTCCCCGTACGCGACCAAAGCTTCATCGCCCTCGGCGCTTGCAATACAGCTGGAAATCGCAGAGTAGTCCGCCACTCCTCCAACACTTGTGGCGCACTGTGAAAATTCATTGttgaatcgattgttttgcttgcataaattaaaacggaaTATAGTTACCGCTTGGCCGGCGTCGGGAGGATAGGAGTTGGACATGACGCAATGGGCGTACGCCTCCTGCAGATCAGGCGAGGTGATGTATTTCAGGCCGCACGCTTGCACCTTATTCCCGCGGCATTCTTCGGCGCCGTGCTGACACTGGAAGCTCCACTGCCCGTTTGCATCTTGAGTGTGCTTTGGCATACAAATGTGATTACTTAATTGTTATTGATCTCAGTGCAGCACATAAAATGATCATAAATggctcaataatttatttcgcaaaatTTCGTGCAGTTCCtgattgtcattttttaattatatatcaaatttaattaatcttcaCACATCTAGAATAATAACATATGTTAATTAAAGTGAAAGCTTACAGGACATTTGAGAAATATTCCTTTTTAGCTTTAATTGAACGAAATATAATCTAAAATATTGGACAAATATCCTAGGttaatatcatttaaattttttagtaaattggCTCCAtgagtttgcatgctaatatCAAGCATTGTCTCCCTACTGCAAAATCAAgatatatttcataatttagagCATTTGGATAGATTGCGacgagataaactgttgctaaattgcacgaacaatgcaaaatgttatcTTAATCGTTGGCCTGTAGAGctctgcttatttttttaagccgACGTGTATGAATATCAGGGCTtacgaaaaattttaatttaataccgCTGAAGAGCTTAATGTTATCTGATGTAAATTATATTAGCTGACTCAGAGGCTTTCAATTCTTATCTTTGAatccttttttatattaattattttggaagaGTTTCTGATTAAGTGCTTAAGATAAAGATTAGAATGCCCCACAtgcatgaaatttcttttgaactaatgtttttaaataaatctatttaattaaggattttgaaaatattgttgttcATACATTATACTCTTAATTTATATTGCTGGGCTGAAGATTATCCACCGACTTTAATTAGTTATATCCAATTATgtgtacatatttttgctaTATATGAAATGCAGTGTGTGTTGAATTGTTCTCCACCGCAGAAATATCTGTTTTTATACGCATATAGAATGATCCAGTATAAAAAGGAAAGGAAATAcgtttctgaaatttaacacaAATATACAGCAGAAGGCTGTAATtttaacaaggaaattttcacGGCTGCGATTTTGAGACGATTGACTATTTTTCTGAGCCTGCAATCGTTTTTGGGACGATTAAATAAGCGCAAAGCCACTTATTTTAAGCTATTTAGACCACTTTCAACCGTCGAAACCTGCAAGAACTGTCAAAAGCGtctaaaataagtttaaaaccACTTAGAGCCTGAGGTATAGTGCATAATTAATGTTTgacgctggaaatttttggttgaaattattatttttcacaagcGAAAATCAGATTGGTTTATATATTTAGACGTAtatatttctgtttttttccGGCTAAAAATCCATTGTTTCATAGAATTCACACATCTTTCTCACaataaaaaagctaatttatttctcagtttaattttaaaaatataatttgaccGGTTAttggacaaataaaaatcaaatgaaaagtgATATcttatcaatattttgacaaaaactatatttttcgggaaaagccattttaataaattagtgcttcgtcaaaattatctttaaccATCTTAATCGTCTCAAAAACGGTCTACATTCCCGGAAAAAGAATCGGAAATTTACAGCCCTAGGATTTCGTAAAAGTCTTTAGAGCACAATGAATCATGAAATAGCGCGTGATTTTGACTTGTTATTCAACTGAAGTGTTTTTATCTATCACGTATAACAAATTAACATGTTATATAGACATCTTTATCTAGAAATATGTAAAGCAcacaagtttaaatttaagttttactGACATATGTCAATTATAGATAAGtcttgcattaaattaaatcgataacTGTGTGCCTTGAgaagattttgtatttttcgcaTGTTCTTCCTCATGCTGGGGATCTTTTAAATCGTGCAGCACGATTTGAACAGGATTTAGTATTTACCGTGGCTTTTCCATAGGGAAGGAAATCGACGGTGATAGCATCCGAGCCTAAAAGTTGGTAGGTAGCGTGGAACTGATTCGAAAAGAAGCGCATGCTGTCAGGGCAGAGTGACTCGTAGTACACGGACACTTTGACTGCCTgttgaaacagaaaaatgtaACCAGTGCTTCCGTATATAGATTTTTGATATTACCTGGGCAGCAGAAAGGAAAGCAAGACACAGAACCGCAATTACTTTGATCTCCATTTTTAATGCTGCTGCCTTCAGCGCTAGTGAGTCACTACAGAgagctgttttatttatttgttgccaACTGGCACGATATGATTAAATCTAATCAAGAGAGTCAGCAGCAGAAACCTTTTATGGAAATCCTAAATAATCATGTTGCAGTTGACAAAATATTGTAAGGTTTAGAAACgataaacacaaattaaaatttccaattattaagttttattaaatcaaaattttgcttcaaggGCAGGCAGATGGTTTGGGGGAAGAGAGGTGGCGGCAAACGACTCCAAGGAAGTTGTACAGGGACTCATTCTGTTCGCTCTGGTTGAACACCTGGAAGCAAGCAGCGAAATTAGATCACGCGAAATTTGCCGTAAATTGAATGCTCACATCGTCGTAGATGATGGTCGGCACAAAGGAGAGAATGGAGCCGAGGGCATGAGTCCTGTCTCCGTACGCGACCAGGGCATTATCGCCCTCGGCGCTGGAAATGCAGCTGGAAATCGCAGAGTAGTCGGACACTCCTCCAACACTTGTGGCGCACTATGAggaatcaatcaaaaataattgttaattacTAGAAATTTTCCGagtctttttgtaaaatacgCACCGACTGTCCGGCATCAGGAGGATAGGAGGAGGTCATAACGCAATGGACGTAAGCTTCCTGCAGGTCAGGGTTGGTGATGTATTTCAGGCCACAGGCTTGCACCTTGTTGCCGCGGCATTCTTCAGGGCCGTGCTGgcaatcaaaattccaatttccgTTCCCATCCTGGGtgtgctaaaatttaaaaaataaaaataaaaatgtcggTTCCGATTTAATCTAAATCTATATACAAGTGTAGATTCTTGAGATTGCGTGGTGCACGTGAATTattataatgttttaatttgaattcaactGAAGTGTTTTTATCTATCACGTAGGAAATATTGACATATATTAGACTTTTTTATCTTGTAAAATATGGAgcacacttttaattttagatttcgCAATAGAGAGATTTTCGATTAATATGTCAAGTATAGATAATGACATTCACGAAAACTGCTGTGTATAGATAGTATCAGCCGTTGATGTAAGTGTACTGGATAGATTAGggtatttttactttaatttaagcTTGTCAATCATGtcaattctttaatttatcatgttcaattcaatttgctttatttttggaaccactgctcagcacatcccgtggtcTCGAGTGGTCGCAGAGGAGCTTGAGCACAATCGTGGCCATTCTTTCGCCTCTCTGAACCAAGGTCTTTtgttgaaacgccagacatttgtctcTAAAGCCGCtagaaaggtgcgaaaaccagcaagtggcgcgtctctcacaatcagcccaCTGTGAGAGCTATTTGAGCTTTTGAGTCAATAATGgcccaccttttgccatctctgacataaGGTAGCCAGTAAAAGATCAcagaaaaatacttaaaatgtATCACAATGCCTTTACAAtgcaattattgcaatttaaaattt
The nucleotide sequence above comes from Cloeon dipterum chromosome X, ieCloDipt1.1, whole genome shotgun sequence. Encoded proteins:
- the LOC135946645 gene encoding GILT-like protein 1 — translated: MKSLQILLLLCTFGVFCSAQETFKPVKISVYYSVYCDNCRAFFTAKFGPYYERFKSWIDLDLIPFGNSTHKDEGNFEFDCENGPDECVANKWHTCANWIYKARYPEEVANFVNCTLWRDDKFFDDIADCAEKFRLDFLPIQHCVNEIEGSIHLAANAARTREHVPEITSYPTIDFNGTFDQDLQDLAVMDFKAAICSLIKNPDTGAKPDECNGALMMVPFYSVIILALGLLLRV
- the LOC135946647 gene encoding GILT-like protein 1 translates to MEFKVAAILCLALVSATQAVKVSVYYESLCPDSIAFIRDQYHSTYQQLGSSSITVDFLPYGKATHTQDGNGNWNFDCQHGPEECRGNKVQACGLKYITNPDLQEAYVHCVMTSSYPPDAGQSCATSVGGVSDYSAISSCISSAEGDNALVAYGDRTHALGSILSFVPTIIYDDVFNQSEQNESLYNFLGVVCRHLSSPKPSACP
- the LOC135946648 gene encoding GILT-like protein 1, giving the protein MEIKVIAVLCLAFLSAAQAVKVSVYYESLCPDSMRFFSNQFHATYQLLGSDAITVDFLPYGKATHTQDANGQWSFQCQHGAEECRGNKVQACGLKYITSPDLQEAYAHCVMSNSYPPDAGQACATSVGGVADYSAISSCIASAEGDEALVAYGERTHALGSILSFVPTIIYDDVFDQDDQNESLYNFRGVVCRHLPDPKPAGCA